The following coding sequences lie in one Moritella viscosa genomic window:
- a CDS encoding amidinotransferase — protein sequence METSYVKSATGELKQVLLCSPTYLNLSPINKIAEDWLEKGEQIDQQKCLSEHQQLIDIYEQNGINVEVLTPTENLSSQVFARDFGFNIKEGYVLGRFKEEIRHAESLLYAEKLAELGVPIIATCHEGVLEGGDFWQLDEKTLAIGTLQRSDEKGIQSIREQLEPLGYTIIAVNSKPEYLHLDMIFNIVGEKTAVTYYDGLPQEFKDYLNETGYDLIKIEEEGVFKHFCNLQALGNKRIISLSANTAVNAQLRERGFTVFELHSTEILKTGGGPHCMTFPLERH from the coding sequence ATGGAAACCAGTTATGTAAAATCAGCGACAGGTGAATTGAAGCAAGTATTACTTTGCTCTCCCACTTACCTTAATCTTTCACCAATCAACAAAATTGCTGAAGATTGGTTAGAGAAAGGCGAACAGATTGATCAACAAAAATGCTTAAGCGAACACCAACAGTTGATTGATATCTACGAGCAAAATGGCATTAATGTCGAAGTACTTACGCCAACTGAAAACTTGTCGAGTCAAGTATTTGCCCGTGACTTTGGTTTCAATATCAAAGAAGGTTATGTACTTGGCCGTTTCAAAGAAGAAATTCGCCACGCAGAAAGCCTGCTGTATGCAGAAAAACTCGCCGAGCTTGGTGTACCAATCATTGCCACTTGTCATGAAGGCGTATTAGAAGGCGGTGACTTCTGGCAGCTGGATGAAAAAACCTTAGCCATTGGTACGTTACAGCGTTCTGATGAAAAAGGTATCCAAAGCATTCGTGAACAGCTTGAACCATTAGGTTATACGATTATTGCGGTTAACTCGAAACCAGAATACCTACATCTCGACATGATCTTTAATATTGTCGGTGAAAAGACGGCCGTGACTTATTACGACGGTTTACCACAAGAGTTCAAAGATTACCTTAATGAAACGGGCTACGACCTGATTAAAATTGAAGAAGAAGGGGTGTTTAAGCACTTCTGTAATCTACAAGCATTGGGTAACAAACGCATTATCTCGTTAAGTGCAAATACAGCTGTAAACGCGCAATTACGCGAACGTGGTTTCACTGTATTTGAACTGCACTCTACCGAGATTTTAAAAACTGGCGGTGGTCCACACTGCATGACGTTCCCATTAGAACGTCACTAA
- a CDS encoding bacterial extracellular solute-binding protein encodes MVPVLNNDKKMLYFSRLSKLGVKQEIAITLHEVAEVTFTSSRHCRTLLNEMRDLRWLEWTPKAGRNQRSRLYLIYAVDELKAELAQQMIAVGKYEKALALIDHDQLLFGLLLQNTSGAVQREGRLHIQLTYARSFSALLPHIALRNSERFLLRQVYCCLVQCDKNGVISPQLAHHWVYNAELQRWRFYLRPALTFHDGSTINADKIAELFNRLKRLATYKTELAHVIHISAINPLCIDFQLDQPDPGFAGLVADVKYSIQPYSQLNATTAIVGSGAFKVQEHTQQYLRLQAYDNYYGHRALTDTVTIWQVASPQISPSCIREIQANVVHKTSQIRSNYAISSLERDINSLEQENSPEQEIGSLQQGTSSNDQAIESDQKSRIEYGCLLAMINNKTQLSLLQRKYLSQLLAADKLMAELSKSTNPIEAIPAYNLLSNWLKITSTGTTAQPLPSKLTIAIFEHHTLKECAQAMTVLLEQAGFECEINVYSFEELLQKASANTLMEDLILISLDLDDNLPTSVFHWMLSNAVLNHSLSVDARDWLQTKLINIRQQQPLTHYLTELESISTAMITEHWMIPMLHHRQTLYFQGVLKGVSINVWGWPEIHNVWSEEYTNI; translated from the coding sequence ATGGTGCCTGTTTTGAACAATGATAAGAAAATGCTGTATTTCTCTCGGTTAAGTAAGTTAGGTGTTAAGCAAGAAATAGCGATCACCCTGCATGAAGTGGCTGAAGTAACGTTTACCAGTTCCCGACATTGCCGCACCTTATTAAACGAGATGCGTGATTTACGCTGGTTAGAATGGACACCAAAAGCAGGCCGTAACCAACGTTCTCGGCTCTATCTCATTTATGCTGTCGATGAGCTGAAGGCAGAACTAGCGCAGCAGATGATCGCCGTAGGTAAATACGAGAAAGCACTGGCGCTTATCGACCATGATCAACTGTTATTTGGGCTATTGCTGCAAAACACCTCTGGCGCGGTACAACGTGAAGGTCGATTACACATTCAACTGACTTACGCGCGCTCTTTTTCAGCCCTACTTCCGCATATAGCATTAAGAAACAGCGAACGTTTCTTGTTACGCCAGGTTTATTGCTGCCTAGTACAGTGCGATAAGAACGGTGTTATCAGCCCCCAACTAGCCCACCACTGGGTTTACAACGCAGAGTTACAGCGCTGGCGATTCTATCTGCGCCCAGCGCTTACCTTTCATGACGGCAGTACCATTAATGCCGATAAGATAGCGGAATTATTTAATCGCCTAAAACGATTAGCGACATACAAAACTGAACTGGCACATGTCATCCATATATCAGCGATAAACCCGCTCTGTATCGATTTTCAATTAGATCAACCAGACCCTGGGTTTGCAGGACTCGTTGCTGATGTTAAGTACTCAATTCAACCTTACTCTCAGCTTAACGCGACCACGGCTATCGTCGGTAGTGGTGCATTTAAGGTACAGGAACACACACAACAGTATTTGCGATTGCAGGCATACGACAACTATTATGGCCATCGCGCACTTACCGATACCGTCACTATTTGGCAAGTAGCGTCACCACAAATCAGTCCTTCGTGTATCAGGGAAATACAGGCAAACGTGGTACATAAAACCAGTCAGATCCGTTCAAATTATGCAATTAGCAGCCTTGAGCGAGACATTAACAGTCTTGAACAGGAAAATAGCCCTGAGCAAGAAATCGGCAGTCTTCAACAGGGGACTTCAAGTAATGATCAGGCCATTGAAAGCGATCAAAAAAGCAGAATAGAATATGGCTGCCTGCTGGCGATGATAAACAATAAAACTCAGCTTTCATTATTACAGCGTAAATACCTTAGCCAACTGCTTGCGGCTGATAAATTAATGGCAGAATTAAGTAAGTCAACCAACCCGATTGAAGCCATTCCAGCATACAATCTGCTTTCCAATTGGTTAAAAATAACGTCGACAGGCACAACAGCGCAGCCTTTGCCAAGCAAACTGACGATCGCAATATTCGAGCACCATACCTTAAAGGAATGTGCACAGGCGATGACGGTGTTACTTGAACAAGCGGGATTTGAATGCGAAATTAACGTCTATTCCTTTGAGGAGTTACTGCAAAAGGCCAGTGCCAATACACTAATGGAAGACCTTATATTGATAAGTTTGGATTTAGACGACAACCTGCCAACGTCGGTATTCCACTGGATGTTATCGAATGCGGTTCTAAATCACAGTCTTTCTGTTGACGCCAGAGACTGGTTGCAAACTAAATTAATCAACATCCGCCAACAACAACCATTAACCCATTATCTTACCGAGTTGGAATCGATTAGCACGGCAATGATTACTGAGCACTGGATGATACCCATGCTGCATCACAGGCAGACCTTATATTTTCAAGGGGTGCTCAAAGGTGTGTCGATAAATGTCTGGGGTTGGCCTGAAATACATAATGTTTGGTCTGAGGAATACACTAATATTTAG
- a CDS encoding HTH-type transcriptional regulator, TetR family — translation MPAKGTKGKNRKQELINATLDCIANEGLQKTTVRNVAEYANVTNGLIRFYFSGKDELIRAAYSALLEIMYVNSRVEINDLEVCAKTRLQHFIQATLSEPIVSPRTVLLWANFLPMTYIDPEMAAIRTNEYAKTTKILEPLIRAALATEDISVDHHECEVLAIKINALIDGLWLEGSMASYKFKDNELVNIGIDSASAILSISLEKV, via the coding sequence ATGCCAGCGAAAGGAACGAAAGGTAAAAATCGTAAACAAGAGTTAATCAATGCCACACTTGATTGCATTGCTAACGAAGGTTTACAAAAAACGACAGTACGTAATGTGGCTGAATATGCGAACGTGACCAACGGTCTTATCCGTTTTTACTTTTCCGGTAAAGACGAACTGATCCGCGCGGCCTATTCCGCATTACTCGAGATTATGTACGTCAATTCTCGTGTCGAAATAAACGACCTAGAAGTGTGTGCAAAAACCCGGTTACAGCATTTTATTCAAGCGACTCTATCAGAGCCTATCGTGTCACCACGTACCGTATTGTTATGGGCCAACTTCTTGCCGATGACGTACATCGACCCTGAAATGGCTGCCATTCGTACTAATGAATATGCTAAAACAACTAAAATTTTAGAACCATTAATTCGTGCTGCATTAGCCACCGAAGACATTTCAGTTGATCATCATGAATGTGAAGTACTTGCCATAAAAATCAATGCATTAATTGATGGATTATGGTTAGAAGGCAGCATGGCCTCGTACAAATTCAAAGATAATGAACTGGTCAATATCGGTATCGACAGTGCGTCTGCGATCTTGTCTATTTCGTTAGAAAAAGTTTAA
- a CDS encoding putative uncharacterized protein (No significant database matches): MAATAMATIIDFEDVAVTHNTHLIVNSFIANDFVLSRDGNGHIDLGNDEVLYTNNGTQVAFVHNGSFTINVDSISGDTFEISEFDGAEFWRDGKVNASAITLTGVTDLGINVSENFVLDGIFDGRNGVDDFELFTVSNAFQNLVHAEFSGGGAAFSIDNIIGYTASEVPEPSILFLLGVGIAFFVAGRRKIGITD, translated from the coding sequence ATGGCTGCCACTGCTATGGCAACTATCATTGATTTTGAAGATGTTGCTGTTACTCATAATACACACTTAATTGTTAATAGTTTTATAGCCAATGATTTCGTACTTTCCAGAGATGGAAATGGGCATATTGATCTTGGTAATGATGAGGTATTGTATACAAACAACGGCACACAAGTTGCTTTTGTGCATAATGGATCTTTTACCATCAATGTGGATTCTATTTCTGGCGACACGTTTGAGATTTCCGAGTTTGACGGTGCGGAGTTTTGGAGAGACGGAAAGGTAAATGCGAGCGCAATAACGCTCACTGGTGTTACAGACCTAGGGATTAATGTCTCAGAAAATTTTGTGTTGGACGGTATTTTTGATGGTCGTAACGGTGTTGATGACTTTGAGCTATTTACAGTCTCTAATGCCTTTCAAAATTTGGTTCATGCTGAATTTTCTGGCGGTGGAGCAGCCTTCTCTATTGATAACATCATCGGTTATACCGCAAGCGAAGTCCCTGAGCCATCTATCTTGTTTCTTTTAGGTGTTGGCATCGCATTTTTTGTTGCAGGGCGTAGAAAAATAGGCATAACGGATTAA
- a CDS encoding putative arsenate reductase: MTSIYVDNIGVFQLPRENCDTIKKAKKWLEANELEFTFHDHRVNGLDKAQLINWCETLGWEQVLNKRGTTYRKLTDEQKAGLTEATAIELLIEQPAMIKRPILEVDGQLTLGFKADTYAALFAK; this comes from the coding sequence ATGACCTCTATTTACGTTGACAATATTGGAGTGTTTCAGCTTCCAAGGGAAAACTGCGACACCATTAAAAAAGCCAAGAAATGGTTAGAAGCAAACGAACTGGAATTCACATTTCACGATCACCGCGTTAACGGTTTAGATAAAGCACAACTGATCAACTGGTGCGAGACACTGGGTTGGGAACAAGTGCTGAATAAACGTGGCACCACTTACCGCAAATTAACCGATGAACAAAAAGCAGGGCTAACAGAAGCCACTGCGATCGAATTGTTAATTGAACAGCCAGCGATGATCAAACGTCCAATTCTCGAGGTAGATGGTCAACTTACATTAGGCTTTAAAGCCGATACTTACGCTGCACTATTCGCTAAATAA
- the arcB gene encoding ornithine cyclodeaminase, translating into MIVLEIKDIKAVIAKVGYQDFFAQLNDTLTEDYKNWHDFDKCPRVANHVDDGVIELMPISNAEMYSFKYVNGHPKNPAQNKMTVMATGQLSLTETGEPLMFSEMTLLTGFRTAATSAMAAKHLAKKDSEVLALIGTGAQSEFQFLAYSFIFDLKEVRYFDTDPAAMRKFEQNMARFDIRLTPCKDAREAVQGADLITTCTADKKYQTVLTKDMISKDVFINGLGGDCPGKTEIEKELVESATIVVEYLPQSRIEGEIQQLGPDFTCTELHEIVKGEKTLNVATDGTILYDSVGFALEDYSVLRLIYKLAKQHNIGSEMELIPELDDVKNLFSLL; encoded by the coding sequence ATGATTGTTTTAGAGATAAAAGATATTAAAGCGGTAATTGCAAAAGTTGGCTATCAAGACTTTTTTGCACAGCTTAATGATACATTAACTGAAGATTATAAAAATTGGCACGACTTTGATAAATGTCCACGTGTTGCTAACCATGTTGACGATGGTGTTATTGAATTAATGCCAATTTCTAATGCTGAAATGTACTCGTTTAAATACGTAAATGGCCACCCAAAAAACCCAGCACAAAATAAGATGACAGTAATGGCGACAGGCCAGCTATCGTTAACTGAGACTGGCGAACCGCTTATGTTCTCTGAAATGACTCTGCTTACTGGTTTCAGAACGGCTGCAACATCAGCAATGGCTGCCAAGCATCTAGCAAAAAAAGACTCAGAAGTATTAGCGTTAATCGGTACTGGCGCACAGAGTGAATTCCAGTTCTTAGCGTACTCGTTCATCTTTGATTTAAAAGAAGTGCGTTACTTTGATACCGATCCTGCAGCAATGCGTAAGTTTGAACAGAACATGGCGCGTTTCGACATTCGCCTAACACCATGTAAAGACGCAAGAGAAGCGGTGCAAGGTGCAGATTTAATTACGACATGTACAGCAGATAAGAAATACCAAACGGTATTAACCAAAGACATGATCAGCAAAGACGTATTCATTAACGGTCTTGGCGGTGATTGTCCTGGTAAAACAGAAATCGAAAAAGAGTTAGTAGAAAGCGCAACGATTGTTGTTGAATACCTACCACAGTCACGCATTGAAGGTGAGATCCAACAACTGGGTCCTGACTTTACCTGTACTGAACTACACGAAATTGTGAAAGGCGAGAAAACGCTAAACGTTGCTACAGACGGCACTATCTTGTATGACTCAGTAGGTTTTGCACTTGAAGATTACTCAGTACTACGTTTGATCTACAAACTCGCTAAGCAACATAACATCGGTAGCGAAATGGAATTAATCCCTGAACTGGATGATGTGAAAAACTTATTCTCGTTACTATAA
- the guaC gene encoding GMP reductase, translated as MRIEQELKLGFKDVLFRPKRSTLKSRSQVSLERTFTFPNSKYTWTGVPVIAANMDTVGTFEAAKELAAHKMLTAVHKHYTVAQWKEFLEANPEIFDHIFVSTGTSESDFEKLQQVLALDERLQFICIDVANGYSEFFIDFVRKVREAYPSKTIMAGNVVTGEITEELILSGADIIKVGIGPGSVCTTRVKTGVGYPQLSAIIECADAAHGLGGMVVGDGGCSCAGDVAKAFGGGADFVMLGGMLAGHDESGGELCEVDGKKTKKFYGMSSTTAMNKHAGGVAKYRASEGKTVEVPYRGPIENTIFDILGGVRSTCTYVGAASLKELSKRTTFIRVLEQENNVFGKE; from the coding sequence ATGCGTATAGAACAAGAATTGAAGCTAGGTTTTAAAGATGTACTTTTCCGCCCAAAACGTTCAACTCTAAAGAGTCGTTCACAAGTAAGCTTAGAGCGTACATTCACTTTCCCTAACAGCAAGTACACTTGGACAGGTGTACCGGTTATTGCTGCAAACATGGATACTGTAGGTACATTTGAAGCGGCAAAAGAACTTGCTGCACACAAAATGCTAACAGCTGTACATAAGCATTATACTGTTGCCCAATGGAAAGAGTTCCTAGAAGCAAACCCAGAAATCTTTGACCATATCTTTGTATCTACTGGTACATCAGAGTCAGATTTCGAAAAACTTCAACAAGTTCTAGCATTAGATGAGCGTTTACAGTTTATCTGTATCGATGTGGCTAATGGTTACTCAGAATTTTTCATTGATTTCGTACGTAAAGTACGTGAAGCATACCCTTCTAAAACGATTATGGCTGGTAACGTAGTTACTGGTGAAATCACAGAAGAGCTTATTCTGTCTGGCGCAGATATCATCAAAGTTGGTATCGGCCCAGGTTCAGTATGTACAACACGTGTTAAAACAGGTGTTGGTTACCCACAACTGTCTGCAATCATCGAATGTGCAGATGCTGCACATGGTCTTGGTGGCATGGTTGTTGGTGACGGTGGTTGTTCTTGTGCTGGTGATGTTGCTAAAGCATTCGGCGGCGGTGCGGACTTCGTCATGTTGGGTGGTATGTTAGCTGGTCACGACGAAAGTGGCGGCGAGCTGTGCGAAGTTGATGGCAAGAAAACGAAGAAATTCTATGGCATGAGCTCTACCACTGCGATGAACAAACACGCAGGTGGTGTTGCTAAATACCGTGCTTCAGAAGGCAAAACTGTAGAAGTACCTTACCGTGGTCCTATCGAAAATACTATTTTCGATATCCTAGGTGGCGTTCGTTCTACTTGTACTTACGTTGGCGCAGCGTCATTAAAAGAGCTAAGCAAACGTACTACCTTTATCCGCGTACTTGAGCAAGAAAATAACGTATTCGGTAAAGAATAA
- a CDS encoding acetyltransferase, GNAT family, with amino-acid sequence MDKIVISKLVDSDRSAVFDLLQDEQAMRFLGPRRPLTNEEADAWFANELQAETRFAFRFVETNEIVGFCGITLLDGELDFGYFIRQKFWGQGLASLMCKSAICKLAQTIDVTQVKVFIASDNVGSQKVAQKLGWQIKRTADNEFEFGHLYQIRT; translated from the coding sequence TTGGACAAAATCGTTATTTCAAAATTAGTTGATAGTGATCGAAGTGCTGTGTTTGATTTGCTTCAAGATGAGCAAGCCATGAGATTCCTCGGTCCTAGAAGACCTTTGACTAACGAAGAAGCGGATGCTTGGTTTGCTAACGAGCTACAGGCAGAAACTAGGTTTGCTTTCAGGTTTGTTGAAACTAACGAAATTGTTGGTTTTTGCGGAATTACGTTACTTGATGGCGAGCTAGACTTTGGGTATTTCATTCGCCAGAAGTTCTGGGGACAAGGGCTAGCATCTCTTATGTGTAAGTCAGCAATATGTAAGCTGGCTCAAACCATCGACGTAACTCAAGTGAAAGTGTTCATCGCTTCAGATAATGTGGGTAGCCAAAAAGTGGCGCAGAAACTGGGCTGGCAAATAAAGCGTACAGCCGATAATGAGTTTGAGTTTGGGCACTTGTACCAAATCCGCACATAA
- the dapE gene encoding succinyl-diaminopimelate desuccinylase, with product MSDSLVLQLAKDLLSRKSVTPEDAGCQQMIIERLENLGFTIETMVFEDTTNLWARRGTTAPVFCFAGHTDVVPVGKIEDWDTDPFVPTIIDGYLHGRGAADMKGSIASFLVAVENFVNEHPDHQGSIALLITSDEEGPFINGTTRVIDTLEARNEKIDWCIVGEPSSTSKVGDIVKNGRRGSLTGDIVVKGIQGHVAYPHLAENPIHKLAPALSELSQVVWDRGNDYFPATTLQITDIRSGAGASNIVPGEATCQFNLRYSTELTADLIKYRIEGIFEKHDLNYEISWIHSGRPFLTEPGNLLNAITDSIEDVCGYASELSTSGGTSDGRFIAPTGAQVVELGPVNATIHKVNECVKITDIEQLAEIYEQTLVKLLAQ from the coding sequence ATGTCAGACAGTTTAGTATTACAACTTGCCAAAGATCTACTTAGTCGTAAATCAGTGACGCCCGAAGATGCCGGTTGTCAGCAAATGATCATCGAACGCCTTGAAAATCTCGGATTCACTATCGAAACCATGGTATTTGAAGACACGACTAACCTTTGGGCTCGTCGCGGTACCACTGCCCCGGTATTTTGCTTCGCCGGTCATACCGACGTTGTACCAGTAGGTAAAATCGAAGATTGGGATACCGACCCGTTCGTACCCACTATTATTGATGGCTATTTACACGGTCGTGGCGCAGCAGACATGAAAGGTTCTATCGCATCATTCTTAGTCGCTGTCGAAAACTTCGTGAACGAACACCCTGATCACCAAGGTTCAATTGCATTATTGATCACCAGTGATGAAGAAGGCCCGTTCATCAATGGCACAACGCGTGTGATTGATACTTTAGAAGCGCGTAACGAAAAAATTGACTGGTGTATTGTGGGCGAACCATCAAGCACCAGCAAAGTTGGTGATATTGTTAAAAATGGTCGTCGCGGTTCTTTAACCGGTGACATCGTCGTGAAAGGTATTCAAGGTCACGTGGCTTACCCACACCTTGCAGAGAATCCAATTCACAAACTCGCACCAGCATTGTCTGAGCTAAGTCAAGTGGTTTGGGACAGAGGTAATGACTACTTCCCTGCCACAACGTTACAAATCACCGACATCCGTAGTGGTGCAGGCGCAAGTAACATAGTACCGGGTGAAGCAACTTGTCAGTTTAACCTGCGTTATTCTACCGAGTTGACTGCCGATCTAATCAAATACCGCATTGAAGGCATTTTCGAAAAACACGATTTAAATTACGAAATCAGCTGGATCCACAGTGGCCGGCCTTTCTTAACAGAACCTGGAAACTTGCTAAATGCGATTACTGATTCAATCGAGGATGTATGTGGTTATGCATCAGAGCTATCTACCTCAGGTGGTACATCTGATGGTCGTTTCATCGCACCAACGGGTGCTCAAGTGGTCGAATTAGGTCCTGTAAACGCGACTATTCACAAAGTGAATGAATGTGTGAAGATTACAGATATTGAGCAATTAGCAGAAATATACGAGCAAACGCTGGTTAAGCTACTAGCACAATAA